One window from the genome of Podospora pseudocomata strain CBS 415.72m chromosome 6, whole genome shotgun sequence encodes:
- a CDS encoding hypothetical protein (antiSMASH:Cluster_6): protein MSIIELFAPQTNKCGKPPHTLMPDGPLSTGRGGVVHLPCCGSGRHPARAFPAASVSSLKMLPAFMY from the exons ATGAGTATTATTGAGCTTTTTGCGCCCCAAACCAACAAATGTGGCAAGCCTCCACACAC CCTGATGCCCGATGGACCCCTGTCCACGGGCCGGGGCGGGGTGGTCCATCTTCCGTGCTGCGGGTCCGGGAGACATCCAGCGCGGGCTTTTCCTGCTGCCAGTGTGAGCAGCCTCAAA ATGCTCCCCGCATTCATGTACTAG
- a CDS encoding putative secondary metabolism biosynthetic enzyme (EggNog:ENOG503P015; COG:Q; SMCOG1001:short-chain dehydrogenase/reductase SDR; antiSMASH:Cluster_6), with the protein MASFFITGASRGFGLALVKELLALPTSKVSKIIASSRSDSSALSEVVNSSSGRAEWVKLDVTDQESIKKAAAETEAKLGGKGLDVLINNAGICEYAFQGTKSMDNLSSSFLVNVQGVHWVTQAFFPLLEKGQLKKVANISTTLGSISLAEHFVQFPGPAYKITKAALNALTVQWALDHEKDGFTFIALCPGWMKTELGGGDMADLTAEQGAKASLDIIFNKSQKEVNGKLPKVFVEGWDKPAPGRANVYDGTNAPW; encoded by the exons ATggcttccttcttcatcaccggcgcctCTAGAGGATTCGGCTTGGCTCTGGTCAAGGAGCTTTTAGCTCTGCCCACTTCCAAAGTCAGCAAAATTATCGCTTCTTCCCGCAGCGACTCTTCAGCCCTCAGTGAAGTTGTCAACAGCTCTTCTGGCCGTGCCGAATGGGTCAAGCTTGACGTGACAGACCAAGAgtccatcaagaaggccgctgCCGAGACAGAGGCCAAGCTCGGCGGCAAGGGTCTCGATGTCCTGATCAACAATGCTGGTATCTGTGAATATGCGTTCCAAGGGACAAAGTCCAT GGACAACCTCTCTTCCAGCTTCCTGGTCAACGTCCAAGGCGTTCACTGGGTAACCCAAGCCTTCTTCCCACTTCTCGAAAAGGGCcagctgaagaaggtggccAACATTTCCACTACCCTTGGCTCCATCAGTCTGGCAGAGCATTTCGTTCAGTTTCCTGGTCCCGCGTACAAGATCACAAAGGCTGCTCTCAACGCTCTGACCGTGCAGTGGGCTCTTGACCACGAGAAGGATGGCTTCACTTTCATTGCTCTTTGCCCTGGC TGGATGAAGACAGAGCTCGGAGGTGGTGACATGGCCGACTTGACCGCTGAGCAGGGCGCCAAGGCCTCtctcgacatcatcttcaacaagagCCAAAAGGAAGTCAACGGGAAGCTACCCAAGGTATTCGTCGAGGGCTGGGACAAGCCCGCTCCGGGGAGGGCAAACGTGTACGATGGCACCAACGCGCCTTGGTGA
- a CDS encoding hypothetical protein (SMCOG1005:Drug resistance transporter; SMCOG1005: EmrB/QacA; COG:U; antiSMASH:Cluster_6; EggNog:ENOG503NUAW): MAATAKPLQDELPPDTTVLTAGPQSGSNGPQLAPSAIMKASGHTTTPTENDALSEDDESQFPHGLKLWLVLLSLCLAIFLVALDQTIIAPALGSITSEFDSTRDIGWYGASYLLTMTALQPLYGTIYRLFDIKITYLSAVFLFELGSLISAVAPTSTVFIVGRAIAGLGTAGIFSGSFFIVGLLLPLRKRPTAFGGVGALWGISSVAGPLLGGVFAEKVTWRWCFYINLPIGGVAMAVIIFFLRVKKPDSGLPAQGRMVRVLQLDLVGTVIMLPSVIMLLLALQWGGLEYPWSDSKVIGLLVGASVGGAVFAGVEVWQQDKGIIPPRFFRNRNVFAAMMFAMFFGASFYPMVYYLSLYFQAVQGNNAVEAGIKLLAFLIAMVVSSVLSGIIVTAIGSYNIVMFVETAFLTTGAALIATFWIDTPFAKWFGYQIIMGFGTGVCFQAPIVVVQNCLPQELIAQATACVQFFQAFGGAVFIAVSQTVFQNGLITNMLRDAPGIDPAIILNSGASQIRQVLERIGRPEAVERVLAAYVLGLRNTYYISVAAAGCAFLVTFVLDWKPIKKPGVAKKKDEEAAASSDGTSASTDIAKVQVG, from the exons ATGGCTGCCACCGCAAAACCTCTTCAGGATGAGCTTCCCCCAGATACCACCGTCCTCACCGCCGGTCCCCAAAGCGGGAGCAATGGACCACAGTTGGCTCCATCAGCCATCATGAAGGCCTCAGGACACACTACCACACCCACCGAAAACGATGCTCTCTCAGAAGATGACGAGTCACAATTCCCTCACGGCCTCAAACTCTGGCTGGTCCTCCTATCCCTCTGCCTCGCCATATTTCTCGTCGCCCTCGATCAGACCATTATCGCCCCAGCCTTGGGATCCATCACGTCCGAGTTCGATTCCACCCGCGACATCGGCTGGTATGGCGCCtcctacctcctcaccatgaccgcccttcaacccctctACGGAACAATCTACCGACTCTTCGACATCAAAATCACCTACCTGAGCGCCGTCTTTCTCTTTGAGCTGGGAAGTCTGATCTCAGCCGTGGCACCGACTTCGACAGTGTTCATCGTTGGCAGGGCGATCGCAGGGTTGGGTACAGCAGGCATATTCAGCGGGTCGTTTTTCATCGTTGGACTCTTGCTGCCGCTCCGGAAAAGACCGACTGCTTtcggtggggttggtgcgCTTTGGGGGATATCAAGCGTGGCCGGGCCGTTGCTGGGCGGTGTTTTTGCCGAGAAGGTGacttggaggtggtgcttCTACATCAATCTCCCGATTGGAGGCGTGGCGATGGCGGTCATTATTTTCTTTCTCCGGGTCAAGAAGCCTGATTCTGGTTTGCCTGCgcaggggaggatggtgagggttttGCAGCTGGATCTGGTAGGCACGGTAATCATGCTTCCCAGCGTGATCATGCTGCTTTTGGCGTTGCAATGGGGAGGGCTTGAGTATCCGTGGAGTGATTCGAAAGTCATTGGCCTTCTCGTGGGGGCGAGTGTGGGAGGTGCTGTGTTTGCGGGAGTCGAGGTTTGGCAGCAGGACAAGGGGATCATTCCACCGCGGTTCTTCAGGAACAGAAACGTCTTTGCGGCTATGATGTTTGCCATGTTCTTTGGCGCGTCATTCTATCCGATGGTCTATTATTTGT CACTGTATTTCCAAGCTGTTCAGGGCAACAATGCAGTCGAGGCAGGTATCAagctcctcgccttcttgatAGCCATGGTCGTATCGTCTGTACTCAGTGGTATAATCGTCACGGCCATCGGATCATACAACATCGTCATGTTTGTCGAAACTGCCTTTCTCACGACTGGCGCTGCACTGATTGCCACGTTTTGGATCGACACCCCCTTTGCAAAGTGGTTCGGATACCAAATCATCATGGGATTCGGAACCGGTGTCTGCTTCCAGGCGCCAATAGTAGTCGTGCAAAACTGTCTACCTCAAGAACTGATCGCGCAAGCCACGGCATGTGTCCAGTTCTTCCAGGCATTCGGGGGAGCGGTATTCATTGCCGTGTCGCAAACTGTCTTTCAGAACGGGTTGATCACCAACATGCTGCGGGATGCTCCAGGAATTGACCCTGCGATTATTCTGAACAGTGGCGCATCGCAGATTCGACAGGTGTTGGAAAGGATTGGGCGTCCAGAAGCTGTGGAACGGGTACTTGCGGCATATGTGTTGGGCCTCAGGAACACATACTACATCAGTGTGGCTGCTGCCGGTTGTGCGTTTCTTGTCACATTTGTGCTTGATTGGAAGCCGATTAAGAAACCAGGCGtagcgaagaagaaggatgaagAAGCGGCTGCTTCGAGTGACGGGACTTCTGCGAGCACAGACATTGCAAAGGTTCAGGTCGGGTGA
- a CDS encoding hypothetical protein (SMCOG1034:cytochrome P450; EggNog:ENOG503NXJW; COG:Q; antiSMASH:Cluster_6), with translation MSPSLQELFVSYSGNRTAGEILTSFVLVSSGTWLAYHLVKVIYNLFFHPLAHIPGPLLSRATYIPEFWYDVVRSGLYTKQIQKMHDKYGPIVRINPHEVHCADRHFIDEIYAGGSRKRDKPMHQVRGSGVAENATFSTTSHDLHRVRRNALNKFFSRAQVFRLEPTIRDLAERLCDKILTVGKEAPFDVTTALSLFTTDVITGYCLGDNLGLVAQKGWEPNFREPLYAQLKLVYLFRFIPWLKHAGFAMAMFTRRLSEDMETLFNVLIVDMPNYVKRAQANLDKGVDDSEKTVFGSVLQNKDLPPAEKTLQRLVEEGFSLFVAGTETVSWALTVITYHVLTKPEILRKLTDEVREVVRANNGEVPDWKTLEGLPYLGAVLYEGLRLSYGLASRSSRVAPTEDLFYQGTWRRPGANKEEKAQYVIPRGYAIGMSAVITHHDESIFPDSHSFIPERWLDEKNQHRKDLDRALLSFSKGSRGCIGINLAYCELYVLLALLVDRVFPTMELYATTEADIAWDHDFFNPFPVWGSQGVRAVIKG, from the exons ATGTCGCCGTCATTGCAAGAGCTGTTTGTCTCCTACAGTGGAAACAGGACAGCGGGCGAAATATTGACATCGTTTGTTCTTGTTTCCTCTGGGACATGGCTGGCTTATCACCTGGTCAAGGTGATCTACAATCTGTTTTTCCACCCTCTTGCGCACATTCCTGGACCTCTGCTATCGAGGGCCACATACATACCAGAATTCTGGTACGATGTTGTGAGGTCAGGGCTCTACACCAAGCAGATCCAGAAGATGCATGATAAATATG GACCAATCGTCCGGATCAATCCTCACGAAGTCCACTGCGCTGATCGTCACTTCATTGACGAGATATACGCAGGAGGCAGCAGAAAGCGAGACAAGCCAATGCATCAAGTGCGAGGCAGTGGGGT TGCCGAAAACGCGACCTTTTCTACAACCAGCCACGACCTCCACCGCGTGCGCCGAAACGCCCTGAACAAGTTCTTTTCTCGCGCCCAAGTCTTCCGTCTTGAGCCGACCATCCGAGATCTGGCCGAGCGTCTCTGTGACAAGATTCTCACGGTCGGAAAAGAGGCCCCGTTCGACGTCACTACCGCCTTGAGCTTGTTTACCACCGATGTCATCACGGGCTACTGCCTCGGTGACAACCTGGGACTGGTAGCTCAGAAAGGTTGGGAGCCAAACTTCCGAGAGCCTCTGTATGCGCAGCTGAAATTGGTGTACTTGTTTCGTTTCATTCCATGGCTGAAACACGCCGGGTTTGCAATGGCCAT GTTCACTCGCCGTCTGTCAGAAGACATGGAGACTCTCTTCAACGTGCTTATCGTCGACATGCCAAATTACGTTAAGCGTGCTCAAGCAAATCTTGACAAGGGTGTTGACGACAGCGAGAAAACAGTTTTCGGCTCGGTTTTGCAAAACAAGGATTTGCCGCCAGCCGAAAAGACGCTCCAGCGCCTGGTGGAAGAAGGCTTTTCCCTCTTCGTGGCAGGCACGGAAACGGTCAGCTGGGCGTTGACGGTCATCACCTATCATGTCCTGACGAAGCCGGAGATCTTGAGAAAACTAACAgatgaggtgagggaggttgtgAGAGCAAACAATGGCGAAGTGCCAGACTGGAAAACGTTGGAGGGGCTTCCCTATTTGGGTGCTGTCCTTTACGAGGGTCTGAGGTTGTCGTATGGTCTCGCCAGCCGCAGCTCTCGCGTTGCTCCTACCGAGGACCTTTTCTATCAAGGGACCTGGAGGCGACCGGGCGCCAACAAGGAAGAAAAGGCCCAGTACGTGATTCCCAGGGGTTATGCGATCGGCATGTCTGCCGTGATCACTCATCACGACGAGAGCATTTTCCCCGACTCCCACTCCTTCATTCCGGAACGGTGGCTCGATGAGAAGAATCAGCATCGGAAGGACCTTGACCGAGCGTTGCTGAGCTTCTCCAAGGGAAGCAGAGGTTGTATTGGTATCAA TCTCGCGTACTGTGAGCTTTACGTCCTTTTAGCTCTTCTGGTAGATCGAGTGTTCCCAACCATGGAGCTGTACGCAACAACAGAAGCGGACATTGCTTGGGACCATGACTttttcaaccccttcccagtGTGGGGCAGTCAAGGTGTTAGGGCTGTGATTAAGGGGTAA
- a CDS encoding hypothetical protein (EggNog:ENOG503P9P5; COG:S; antiSMASH:Cluster_6) → MDPVIAVGLAAAIVQFIEVGSKTIKGLSDFHGILDEIPRAFRHAKAKLPLIVSGLDKIKDPAIAGVF, encoded by the coding sequence ATGGATCCAGTGATAGCCGTCGGCCTGGCAGCTGCGATTGTCCAGTTCATTGAAGTGGGTTCCAAAACAATAAAAGGCCTCTCTGACTTCCATGGCATCCTCGATGAAATCCCGCGAGCATTCCGTCATGCCAAGGCGAAACTCCCGCTCATTGTGAGCGGACTGGATAAAATCAAGGACCCGGCCATCGCTGGTGTTTTTTAA
- a CDS encoding hypothetical protein (EggNog:ENOG503NZXG; COG:K; antiSMASH:Cluster_6) — MSSRKRRSIASCSNCYLRKQKCDRTKPVCTLCNRRGVPDDCVYYSNNDSHTSSPTAVESQPEEIIHNPRLSVAHVARPIDKPIPPGNAFGSGLERGPWSARHEWSIYVRSLTPPTPSSRPAPSLADSFGYFQYSNSNTLALIQKLGADHHDPSSTATTREPTLSPESTDDVHRILERIPDRQILDFLVQYFRTEVNWMDHLVHIPSFYPQYQAWFALEQITTVAEVDFAILVLRLCSYTLQFLPSPSYTLDKIRGVLLAQIRTCCDETADSLESISTQTDSRGSLVRTQSLAFYALQCQMEGKTRGFWEALSRAIRVGQDAGIHCDAVSHHKGIDRVEREMRRRTYCNLFVWDSLLSRQLDRIPFIPGRMEDANWPDIRLLQPPHRRDTEGEIPSGMEPTIAEAPDPFTERLLQAKLADFWRGAGVGQRADYDMSLREDLYEVFSREYIDRLPPPFALHNPDERWDDRFPKLRLQRKLLHMAIYDSILWNFRPLLLRKPSPLPAYKSVMLSCQKRKLAAAALCALEAVTQLHALLHGCHTRLASIVVTTFESAVVLVYLAGDQTFPEDCPPQHISPPDAFKSDPLQEGICKVSLTVTLQAIQGALKRLKMLAEVSSMADVAATTLIRLMNKVAVLATEREAPEQIHHAFSNRAARPMVLGTTRPHASSTTSLPTSHMSSISLPLATSAPGANNINPWLSETMSDMRSVDEYMSGMNEDIHATSGSGDISGTWPSFDPSQLYGPGVFGILEEA; from the exons ATGAGTTCCCGAAAACGTAGGTCAATCGCAAGCTGCTCCAACTGCTATCTCAGAAA GCAAAAG TGTGATCGCACCAAGCCAGTTTGCACCTTGTGCAATCGACGTGGTGTCCCTGATGATTGCGTTTACTACTCCAACAACGACAGCCACACGTCCAGCCCGACCGCCGTCGAATCCCAACCCGAAGAAATAATACACAACCCAAGGCTTTCTGTTGCTCATGTTGCCAGACCCATCGACAAGCCAATACCACCCGGAAATGCCTTTGGCAGCGGTTTGGAGCGGGGGCCCTGGAGCGCGCGACACGAATGGTCAATATACGTCAGATCGTTAActccaccaacaccgtcgTCGAGACCTGCTCCGTCTCTTGCAGACTCGTTTGGATACTTCCAGTACTCCAACAGTAATACATTGGCATTGATTCAAAAG TTAGGAGCAGATCACCATGATCCTTCTTCCACCGCGACAACGCGCGAGCCGACCCTGTCCCCCGAAAGCACCGACGATGTTCACCGCATCCTGGAAAGAATACCCGACCGCCAAATCCTCGACTTCCTGGTGCAGTACTTTAGGACCGAGGTGAACTGGATGGACCACTTGGTGCATATCCCTTCGTTCTACCCGCAATATCAGGCATGGTTTGCGCTTGAGCAAATAACAACCGTCGCCGAGGTCGACTTTGCGATTCTCGTCTTGCGTCTCTGCTCCTACACCTTGCAATTCCTGCCGTCTCCCTCTTATACACTGGACAAGATTCGTGGAGTACTGCTGGCCCAGATACGGACGTGTTGCGACGAGACAGCCGACAGCCTCGAGAGCATCAGCACACAGACAGACAGCCGCGGATCTCTCGTTAGGACCCAGTCTCTGGCCTTTTATGCATTGCAGTGCcagatggaggggaagacACGGGGTTTCTGGGAGGCTTTGAGCCGCGCTATACGGGTAGGACAGGATGCCGGTATCCATTGCGACGCTGTCAGTCATCACAAAGGCATCGACAGGGTAGAGCGGGAGATGAGACGGAGGACATACTGCAACCTCTTCGTCTGGGACTCGCTCCTTTCACGCCAACTGGATCGTATCCCGTTCATTCCTGGCCGCATGGAGGATGCAAACTGGCCAGACATACGTTTACTTCAGCCACCACATCGGAGAGACACCGAAGGGGAAATCCCAAGTGGCATGGAACCCACCATTGCCGAGGCACCAGATCCATTCACGGAACGCCTCCTTCAGGCCAAGTTGGCCGACTTTTGGCGCGGTGCCGGGGTGGGACAGCGCGCCGATTACGACATGAGTCTCCGAGAAGATCTCTACGAAGTCTTCAGCCGCGAGTACATCGACcgacttcctcctcctttcgcCCTCCACAACCCGGATGAGCGGTGGGATGATCGTTTTCCCAAGCTGCGCCTCCAGCGTAAACTTCTGCATATGGCCATCTACGACTCAATATTGTGGAATTTCcggcccctccttcttcgcaAGCCTTCTCCCCTACCAGCCTACAAGTCCGTTATGTTGAGCTGCCAAAAGCGAAAgctggcggcagcggcacTGTGTGCGCTGGAGGCAGTGACACAGCTTCACGCGCTGCTTCACGGCTGCCACACACGCCTCGCCAGCATTGTCGTCACCACCTTTGAATCGGCCGTGGTCCTCGTGTATCTGGCAGGTGACCAAACCTTCCCCGAGGACTGCCCCCCGCAGCATATTTCCCCGCCGGATGCCTTCAAATCGGACCCTTTGCAAGAGGGGATCTGCAAGGTCTCGCTAACTGTAACGCTGCAAGCGATCCAAGGGGCCCTGAAGCGTCTCAAGATGCTTGCCGAAGTGAGCAGCATGGCAGACGTTGCAGCCACCACTCTGATACGCCTCATGAACAAGGTGGCGGTCTTGGCTACAGAACGGGAAGCACCAGAGCAGATCCACCACGCTTTCAGCAACAGGGCGGCAAGGCCGATGGTGCTTGGCACTACGCGGCCGCACGCCTCTTCGACCACTTCACTACCAACATCACATATGAGCAGCATATCACTACCACTGGCGACCTCGGCACCTGGAGCTAACAACATTAATCCATGGCTTTCAGAGACCATGTCAGACATGAGGTCAGTGGACGAGTACATGTCCGGAATGAACGAGGATATACATGCTACCTCCGGCTCAGGAGATATCTCAGGCACCTGGCCTTCTTTTGACCCGTCACAACTATACGGACCGGGGGTTTTTGGAattttggaggaggcatgA